The Odocoileus virginianus isolate 20LAN1187 ecotype Illinois chromosome 3, Ovbor_1.2, whole genome shotgun sequence genome includes a window with the following:
- the CATSPERD gene encoding cation channel sperm-associated auxiliary subunit delta isoform X5, translating into MLALMLVAATTSWLCPLVTAQPLCRTRTLRTGKVFPVKEKIQGDRLYFSSGKTHLIKHPCNKNLALYLGRQIFLTKDNFESSLIPFSIPSSMQVGTPEVTSAHFAGSVLLLVVNQKVYVYDYEANFWTASTGIEHPVSHVSGDNCCYSGNSFCMDISNSVFAYLHGDQISQANIYFSDSRGYRFQKYAQERRAELVGTLGGIFSFHSLSQVGLLLVDQQMAMFSYSDHPLNRSFGLPFDYDRTLDILIAPGQKGILIFWFQKNLLVSRNSDENELAVLTRENNLYYGSLGIQSSSLIKFADQNIWSQEAVLMFTDVGMLEILTPLPDMIFPAFDFQKCLLNIQALLMDPQLQAGICKVELLQGEFENKMYTIDMNSQLELTALMIPRPGTLPVPLVMVSNPHSLGLQAVIYEDGYTYNGDTKHRLNISLKQQHHWGRADPNFTSSIKRPTISTITLDIANKEISCVDLKPLTALISVGCDLEKKIVIQNELSACHHGVLDPVALQDNYSYIIEREAYDPNFQGQQAEEDLEVYYPYEKLGCPLLAYYDTPWKPVVELWREGKFQEVVEAEYVLLEMNGLFTYTYSLTAGTAGCSAQPQNWTTITEMAGDTAFFSWDRENYMSCHDPDYHEPLRWPDVPYQILGGPTENKVVFDQRNGIYIFFISIVDPSYSYCHLETTFSVYVYGAFPLSIFPPITIVLLTVATLLSVWLAYMIPQLLHMEQGLEVSGFWARLYQRCRSSCACLWGRC; encoded by the exons ATGCTGGCGTTAATGCTGGTGGCGGCGACCACCTCTTGGCTCTGCCCGCTGGTCACAGCTCAGCCACTGTGCCG TACTCGTACGTTGAGGACAGGAAAGGTGTTTCCCgtcaaagagaaaatacaaggG GACCGCCTGTATTTTTCATCTGGGAAAACTCACTTGATTAAGCATCCTTGTAACAAAAACCTAGCCCTGTATCTCGG aAGACAAATTTTTCTCACAAAGGACAACTTTGAGAGTAGTCTCATTCCATTTTCCATCCCTTCGTCAATGCAG GTGGGCACACCAGAAGTGACGTCAGCACATTTTGCTGGTTCGGTATTACTGTTAGTAGTGAATCAAAAAGTCTATGTTTATGATTATGAAGCTAACTTCTGGACTGCATCTACAG GCATAGAACACCCTGTTTCACATGTATCTGGTGACAACTGTTGTTACAGTGGAAATTCATTCTGCATG GATATAAGTAACTCGGTTTTTGCTTATTTGCATGGAGATCAGATATCTCAGGCCAACATCTATTTCTCAGACTCCCGAGGATACAGATTTCAGAAGTACGCCCAGGAAAGACGT GCAGAACTAGTTGGGACCTTGGGGGGGATCTTCTCCTTTCACTCCCTGTCACAGGTCGGGCTGCTTCTTGTTGACCAACAGATG GCCATGTTCAGCTACTCTGACCATCCCTTGAACCGCAGCTTTGGGCTGCCTTTTGACTATGACAGGACCCTTGACATCCTTATCGCCCCAGGCCAGAAAGGCATCCTTATCTTTTGGTTTCAGAAGAACCTGCTGGTTTCCCGAAACTCAG ATGAAAATGAACTGGCAGTTTTAACTCGAGAGAATAATTTATATTATGGAAGCCTGGGAATCCAGTCGAGTTCTCTAATCAAA TTTGCAGACCAAAACATCTGGTCCCAAGAGGCGGTCCTGATGTTCACTGACGTGGGGATGCTGGAAATACTGACCCCGCTTCCTGACATGATCTTTCCAGCTTTTGATTTCCAGAAGTGCCTCCTGAATATCCAGGCCCTTCTCATGGATCCCCAACTCCAAGCTGGCATCTGCAAA gtGGAACTTCTGCAAggagaatttgaaaacaaaatgtacaCCATTGACATGAACAGCCAGTTGGAGCTGACGGCCCTAATGATACCCCGGCCAGGCACGTTACCTGTCCCACTA GTGATGGTGAGCAACCCCCACTCCCTGGGGCTGCAGGCGGTCATCTATGAGGACGGCTACACCTACAACGGCGACACGAAGCACAGACTG AACATCTCGCTGAAGCAGCAGCACCACTGGGGCAGGGCCGACCCCAACTTCACCTCCAG CATAAAGAGACCCACAATATCTACCATCACTCTGGACATCGCCAACAAAGAAATTTCATGTGTGGACCTTAAGCCACTG ACAGCGCTCATTTCAGTGGGGTGCGACCTGGAGAAGAAGATCGTCATTCAGAA TGAACTTTCAGCATGTCACCACGGAGTCCTCGACCCTGTGGCCCTTCAGGACAACTATAGCTACATCATTGAGAG GGAAGCCTATGACCCCAACTTCCAGGGGCAGCAGGCCGAGGAAGACCTGGAGGTGTATTACCCCTATGAGAAGCTGGGCTGCCCCCTCCTCGCCTACTATGACACCCCGTGGAAGCCAGTGGTGGAGCT GTGGCGCGAAGGCAAGTTCCAGGAGGTGGTGGAGGCCGAGTATGTCCTGCTGGAGATGAACGGGCTGTTCACCTACACGTACTCCCTGACGGCCGGCACGGCAGGCTGCAGTGCCCAGCCGCAGAACTGGACCACCATCACCGAGATGGCCGGCGACACAGCGTTCTTCTCCTGGGACCGCGAG AATTACATGAGCTGCCACGACCCCGACTACCACGAACCCTTGAGATGGCCTGACGTCCCGTATCAGATCTTGGGAGGCCCAACAGAGAACAAGGTTGTTTTCGACCAAAGAAATGGCATCTACATCTTCTTCATTTCTATCGTGGATCCATCCTACAG CTACTGCCACCTGGAGACCACCTTCAGCGTCTATGTCTACGGGGCCTTCCCGCTGTCCATCTTCCCGCCGATCACCATTGTGCTGCTCACGGTGGCCACCCTGCTGTCCGTGTGGCTGGCTTACATGATCCCCCAGCTGCTGCACATGGAGCAGGGCCTCGAGGTCAGCGGCTTCTGGGCCAGACTGTACCAGAGATGCAGGAGCTCTTGTGCATGTCTCTGGGGCAGGTGCTGA
- the CATSPERD gene encoding cation channel sperm-associated auxiliary subunit delta isoform X3, with translation MLALMLVAATTSWLCPLVTAQPLCRTRTLRTGKVFPVKEKIQGDRLYFSSGKTHLIKHPCNKNLALYLGRQIFLTKDNFESSLIPFSIPSSMQVGTPEVTSAHFAGSVLLLVVNQKVYVYDYEANFWTASTGIEHPVSHVSGDNCCYSGNSFCMISQANIYFSDSRGYRFQKYAQERRAELVGTLGGIFSFHSLSQVGLLLVDQQMAMFSYSDHPLNRSFGLPFDYDRTLDILIAPGQKGILIFWFQKNLLVSRNSGQLVESVQVREGQRILYNSILKANITIHSVTANENELAVLTRENNLYYGSLGIQSSSLIKFADQNIWSQEAVLMFTDVGMLEILTPLPDMIFPAFDFQKCLLNIQALLMDPQLQAGICKVELLQGEFENKMYTIDMNSQLELTALMIPRPGTLPVPLVMVSNPHSLGLQAVIYEDGYTYNGDTKHRLNISLKQQHHWGRADPNFTSSIKRPTISTITLDIANKEISCVDLKPLTALISVGCDLEKKIVIQNELSACHHGVLDPVALQDNYSYIIEREAYDPNFQGQQAEEDLEVYYPYEKLGCPLLAYYDTPWKPVVELWREGKFQEVVEAEYVLLEMNGLFTYTYSLTAGTAGCSAQPQNWTTITEMAGDTAFFSWDRENYMSCHDPDYHEPLRWPDVPYQILGGPTENKVVFDQRNGIYIFFISIVDPSYSYCHLETTFSVYVYGAFPLSIFPPITIVLLTVATLLSVWLAYMIPQLLHMEQGLEVSGFWARLYQRCRSSCACLWGRC, from the exons ATGCTGGCGTTAATGCTGGTGGCGGCGACCACCTCTTGGCTCTGCCCGCTGGTCACAGCTCAGCCACTGTGCCG TACTCGTACGTTGAGGACAGGAAAGGTGTTTCCCgtcaaagagaaaatacaaggG GACCGCCTGTATTTTTCATCTGGGAAAACTCACTTGATTAAGCATCCTTGTAACAAAAACCTAGCCCTGTATCTCGG aAGACAAATTTTTCTCACAAAGGACAACTTTGAGAGTAGTCTCATTCCATTTTCCATCCCTTCGTCAATGCAG GTGGGCACACCAGAAGTGACGTCAGCACATTTTGCTGGTTCGGTATTACTGTTAGTAGTGAATCAAAAAGTCTATGTTTATGATTATGAAGCTAACTTCTGGACTGCATCTACAG GCATAGAACACCCTGTTTCACATGTATCTGGTGACAACTGTTGTTACAGTGGAAATTCATTCTGCATG ATATCTCAGGCCAACATCTATTTCTCAGACTCCCGAGGATACAGATTTCAGAAGTACGCCCAGGAAAGACGT GCAGAACTAGTTGGGACCTTGGGGGGGATCTTCTCCTTTCACTCCCTGTCACAGGTCGGGCTGCTTCTTGTTGACCAACAGATG GCCATGTTCAGCTACTCTGACCATCCCTTGAACCGCAGCTTTGGGCTGCCTTTTGACTATGACAGGACCCTTGACATCCTTATCGCCCCAGGCCAGAAAGGCATCCTTATCTTTTGGTTTCAGAAGAACCTGCTGGTTTCCCGAAACTCAG GTCAGCTGGTTGAATCTGTCCAGGTGCGAGAAGGACAACGCATCTTGTATAATTCCATTCTCAAAGCCAACATCACCATCCACAGCGTTACTGCCA ATGAAAATGAACTGGCAGTTTTAACTCGAGAGAATAATTTATATTATGGAAGCCTGGGAATCCAGTCGAGTTCTCTAATCAAA TTTGCAGACCAAAACATCTGGTCCCAAGAGGCGGTCCTGATGTTCACTGACGTGGGGATGCTGGAAATACTGACCCCGCTTCCTGACATGATCTTTCCAGCTTTTGATTTCCAGAAGTGCCTCCTGAATATCCAGGCCCTTCTCATGGATCCCCAACTCCAAGCTGGCATCTGCAAA gtGGAACTTCTGCAAggagaatttgaaaacaaaatgtacaCCATTGACATGAACAGCCAGTTGGAGCTGACGGCCCTAATGATACCCCGGCCAGGCACGTTACCTGTCCCACTA GTGATGGTGAGCAACCCCCACTCCCTGGGGCTGCAGGCGGTCATCTATGAGGACGGCTACACCTACAACGGCGACACGAAGCACAGACTG AACATCTCGCTGAAGCAGCAGCACCACTGGGGCAGGGCCGACCCCAACTTCACCTCCAG CATAAAGAGACCCACAATATCTACCATCACTCTGGACATCGCCAACAAAGAAATTTCATGTGTGGACCTTAAGCCACTG ACAGCGCTCATTTCAGTGGGGTGCGACCTGGAGAAGAAGATCGTCATTCAGAA TGAACTTTCAGCATGTCACCACGGAGTCCTCGACCCTGTGGCCCTTCAGGACAACTATAGCTACATCATTGAGAG GGAAGCCTATGACCCCAACTTCCAGGGGCAGCAGGCCGAGGAAGACCTGGAGGTGTATTACCCCTATGAGAAGCTGGGCTGCCCCCTCCTCGCCTACTATGACACCCCGTGGAAGCCAGTGGTGGAGCT GTGGCGCGAAGGCAAGTTCCAGGAGGTGGTGGAGGCCGAGTATGTCCTGCTGGAGATGAACGGGCTGTTCACCTACACGTACTCCCTGACGGCCGGCACGGCAGGCTGCAGTGCCCAGCCGCAGAACTGGACCACCATCACCGAGATGGCCGGCGACACAGCGTTCTTCTCCTGGGACCGCGAG AATTACATGAGCTGCCACGACCCCGACTACCACGAACCCTTGAGATGGCCTGACGTCCCGTATCAGATCTTGGGAGGCCCAACAGAGAACAAGGTTGTTTTCGACCAAAGAAATGGCATCTACATCTTCTTCATTTCTATCGTGGATCCATCCTACAG CTACTGCCACCTGGAGACCACCTTCAGCGTCTATGTCTACGGGGCCTTCCCGCTGTCCATCTTCCCGCCGATCACCATTGTGCTGCTCACGGTGGCCACCCTGCTGTCCGTGTGGCTGGCTTACATGATCCCCCAGCTGCTGCACATGGAGCAGGGCCTCGAGGTCAGCGGCTTCTGGGCCAGACTGTACCAGAGATGCAGGAGCTCTTGTGCATGTCTCTGGGGCAGGTGCTGA
- the CATSPERD gene encoding cation channel sperm-associated auxiliary subunit delta isoform X4 has translation MLALMLVAATTSWLCPLVTAQPLCRTRTLRTGKVFPVKEKIQGDRLYFSSGKTHLIKHPCNKNLALYLGRQIFLTKDNFESSLIPFSIPSSMQVGTPEVTSAHFAGSVLLLVVNQKVYVYDYEANFWTASTGIEHPVSHVSGDNCCYSGNSFCMDISNSVFAYLHGDQISQANIYFSDSRGYRFQKYAQERRAELVGTLGGIFSFHSLSQVGLLLVDQQMAMFSYSDHPLNRSFGLPFDYDRTLDILIAPGQKGILIFWFQKNLLVSRNSGQLVESVQVREGQRILYNSILKANITIHSVTANENELAVLTRENNLYYGSLGIQSSSLIKFADQNIWSQEAVLMFTDVGMLEILTPLPDMIFPAFDFQKCLLNIQALLMDPQLQAGICKVELLQGEFENKMYTIDMNSQLELTALMIPRPGTLPVPLVMVSNPHSLGLQAVIYEDGYTYNGDTKHRLNISLKQQHHWGRADPNFTSSIKRPTISTITLDIANKEISCVDLKPLTALISVGCDLEKKIVIQKEAYDPNFQGQQAEEDLEVYYPYEKLGCPLLAYYDTPWKPVVELWREGKFQEVVEAEYVLLEMNGLFTYTYSLTAGTAGCSAQPQNWTTITEMAGDTAFFSWDRENYMSCHDPDYHEPLRWPDVPYQILGGPTENKVVFDQRNGIYIFFISIVDPSYSYCHLETTFSVYVYGAFPLSIFPPITIVLLTVATLLSVWLAYMIPQLLHMEQGLEVSGFWARLYQRCRSSCACLWGRC, from the exons ATGCTGGCGTTAATGCTGGTGGCGGCGACCACCTCTTGGCTCTGCCCGCTGGTCACAGCTCAGCCACTGTGCCG TACTCGTACGTTGAGGACAGGAAAGGTGTTTCCCgtcaaagagaaaatacaaggG GACCGCCTGTATTTTTCATCTGGGAAAACTCACTTGATTAAGCATCCTTGTAACAAAAACCTAGCCCTGTATCTCGG aAGACAAATTTTTCTCACAAAGGACAACTTTGAGAGTAGTCTCATTCCATTTTCCATCCCTTCGTCAATGCAG GTGGGCACACCAGAAGTGACGTCAGCACATTTTGCTGGTTCGGTATTACTGTTAGTAGTGAATCAAAAAGTCTATGTTTATGATTATGAAGCTAACTTCTGGACTGCATCTACAG GCATAGAACACCCTGTTTCACATGTATCTGGTGACAACTGTTGTTACAGTGGAAATTCATTCTGCATG GATATAAGTAACTCGGTTTTTGCTTATTTGCATGGAGATCAGATATCTCAGGCCAACATCTATTTCTCAGACTCCCGAGGATACAGATTTCAGAAGTACGCCCAGGAAAGACGT GCAGAACTAGTTGGGACCTTGGGGGGGATCTTCTCCTTTCACTCCCTGTCACAGGTCGGGCTGCTTCTTGTTGACCAACAGATG GCCATGTTCAGCTACTCTGACCATCCCTTGAACCGCAGCTTTGGGCTGCCTTTTGACTATGACAGGACCCTTGACATCCTTATCGCCCCAGGCCAGAAAGGCATCCTTATCTTTTGGTTTCAGAAGAACCTGCTGGTTTCCCGAAACTCAG GTCAGCTGGTTGAATCTGTCCAGGTGCGAGAAGGACAACGCATCTTGTATAATTCCATTCTCAAAGCCAACATCACCATCCACAGCGTTACTGCCA ATGAAAATGAACTGGCAGTTTTAACTCGAGAGAATAATTTATATTATGGAAGCCTGGGAATCCAGTCGAGTTCTCTAATCAAA TTTGCAGACCAAAACATCTGGTCCCAAGAGGCGGTCCTGATGTTCACTGACGTGGGGATGCTGGAAATACTGACCCCGCTTCCTGACATGATCTTTCCAGCTTTTGATTTCCAGAAGTGCCTCCTGAATATCCAGGCCCTTCTCATGGATCCCCAACTCCAAGCTGGCATCTGCAAA gtGGAACTTCTGCAAggagaatttgaaaacaaaatgtacaCCATTGACATGAACAGCCAGTTGGAGCTGACGGCCCTAATGATACCCCGGCCAGGCACGTTACCTGTCCCACTA GTGATGGTGAGCAACCCCCACTCCCTGGGGCTGCAGGCGGTCATCTATGAGGACGGCTACACCTACAACGGCGACACGAAGCACAGACTG AACATCTCGCTGAAGCAGCAGCACCACTGGGGCAGGGCCGACCCCAACTTCACCTCCAG CATAAAGAGACCCACAATATCTACCATCACTCTGGACATCGCCAACAAAGAAATTTCATGTGTGGACCTTAAGCCACTG ACAGCGCTCATTTCAGTGGGGTGCGACCTGGAGAAGAAGATCGTCATTCAGAA GGAAGCCTATGACCCCAACTTCCAGGGGCAGCAGGCCGAGGAAGACCTGGAGGTGTATTACCCCTATGAGAAGCTGGGCTGCCCCCTCCTCGCCTACTATGACACCCCGTGGAAGCCAGTGGTGGAGCT GTGGCGCGAAGGCAAGTTCCAGGAGGTGGTGGAGGCCGAGTATGTCCTGCTGGAGATGAACGGGCTGTTCACCTACACGTACTCCCTGACGGCCGGCACGGCAGGCTGCAGTGCCCAGCCGCAGAACTGGACCACCATCACCGAGATGGCCGGCGACACAGCGTTCTTCTCCTGGGACCGCGAG AATTACATGAGCTGCCACGACCCCGACTACCACGAACCCTTGAGATGGCCTGACGTCCCGTATCAGATCTTGGGAGGCCCAACAGAGAACAAGGTTGTTTTCGACCAAAGAAATGGCATCTACATCTTCTTCATTTCTATCGTGGATCCATCCTACAG CTACTGCCACCTGGAGACCACCTTCAGCGTCTATGTCTACGGGGCCTTCCCGCTGTCCATCTTCCCGCCGATCACCATTGTGCTGCTCACGGTGGCCACCCTGCTGTCCGTGTGGCTGGCTTACATGATCCCCCAGCTGCTGCACATGGAGCAGGGCCTCGAGGTCAGCGGCTTCTGGGCCAGACTGTACCAGAGATGCAGGAGCTCTTGTGCATGTCTCTGGGGCAGGTGCTGA
- the CATSPERD gene encoding cation channel sperm-associated auxiliary subunit delta isoform X1: protein MLALMLVAATTSWLCPLVTAQPLCRTRTLRTGKVFPVKEKIQGDRLYFSSGKTHLIKHPCNKNLALYLGRQIFLTKDNFESSLIPFSIPSSMQVGTPEVTSAHFAGSVLLLVVNQKVYVYDYEANFWTASTGIEHPVSHVSGDNCCYSGNSFCMDISNSVFAYLHGDQISQANIYFSDSRGYRFQKYAQERRAELVGTLGGIFSFHSLSQVGLLLVDQQMAMFSYSDHPLNRSFGLPFDYDRTLDILIAPGQKGILIFWFQKNLLVSRNSGQLVESVQVREGQRILYNSILKANITIHSVTANENELAVLTRENNLYYGSLGIQSSSLIKFADQNIWSQEAVLMFTDVGMLEILTPLPDMIFPAFDFQKCLLNIQALLMDPQLQAGICKVELLQGEFENKMYTIDMNSQLELTALMIPRPGTLPVPLVMVSNPHSLGLQAVIYEDGYTYNGDTKHRLNISLKQQHHWGRADPNFTSSIKRPTISTITLDIANKEISCVDLKPLTALISVGCDLEKKIVIQNELSACHHGVLDPVALQDNYSYIIEREAYDPNFQGQQAEEDLEVYYPYEKLGCPLLAYYDTPWKPVVELWREGKFQEVVEAEYVLLEMNGLFTYTYSLTAGTAGCSAQPQNWTTITEMAGDTAFFSWDRENYMSCHDPDYHEPLRWPDVPYQILGGPTENKVVFDQRNGIYIFFISIVDPSYSYCHLETTFSVYVYGAFPLSIFPPITIVLLTVATLLSVWLAYMIPQLLHMEQGLEVSGFWARLYQRCRSSCACLWGRC, encoded by the exons ATGCTGGCGTTAATGCTGGTGGCGGCGACCACCTCTTGGCTCTGCCCGCTGGTCACAGCTCAGCCACTGTGCCG TACTCGTACGTTGAGGACAGGAAAGGTGTTTCCCgtcaaagagaaaatacaaggG GACCGCCTGTATTTTTCATCTGGGAAAACTCACTTGATTAAGCATCCTTGTAACAAAAACCTAGCCCTGTATCTCGG aAGACAAATTTTTCTCACAAAGGACAACTTTGAGAGTAGTCTCATTCCATTTTCCATCCCTTCGTCAATGCAG GTGGGCACACCAGAAGTGACGTCAGCACATTTTGCTGGTTCGGTATTACTGTTAGTAGTGAATCAAAAAGTCTATGTTTATGATTATGAAGCTAACTTCTGGACTGCATCTACAG GCATAGAACACCCTGTTTCACATGTATCTGGTGACAACTGTTGTTACAGTGGAAATTCATTCTGCATG GATATAAGTAACTCGGTTTTTGCTTATTTGCATGGAGATCAGATATCTCAGGCCAACATCTATTTCTCAGACTCCCGAGGATACAGATTTCAGAAGTACGCCCAGGAAAGACGT GCAGAACTAGTTGGGACCTTGGGGGGGATCTTCTCCTTTCACTCCCTGTCACAGGTCGGGCTGCTTCTTGTTGACCAACAGATG GCCATGTTCAGCTACTCTGACCATCCCTTGAACCGCAGCTTTGGGCTGCCTTTTGACTATGACAGGACCCTTGACATCCTTATCGCCCCAGGCCAGAAAGGCATCCTTATCTTTTGGTTTCAGAAGAACCTGCTGGTTTCCCGAAACTCAG GTCAGCTGGTTGAATCTGTCCAGGTGCGAGAAGGACAACGCATCTTGTATAATTCCATTCTCAAAGCCAACATCACCATCCACAGCGTTACTGCCA ATGAAAATGAACTGGCAGTTTTAACTCGAGAGAATAATTTATATTATGGAAGCCTGGGAATCCAGTCGAGTTCTCTAATCAAA TTTGCAGACCAAAACATCTGGTCCCAAGAGGCGGTCCTGATGTTCACTGACGTGGGGATGCTGGAAATACTGACCCCGCTTCCTGACATGATCTTTCCAGCTTTTGATTTCCAGAAGTGCCTCCTGAATATCCAGGCCCTTCTCATGGATCCCCAACTCCAAGCTGGCATCTGCAAA gtGGAACTTCTGCAAggagaatttgaaaacaaaatgtacaCCATTGACATGAACAGCCAGTTGGAGCTGACGGCCCTAATGATACCCCGGCCAGGCACGTTACCTGTCCCACTA GTGATGGTGAGCAACCCCCACTCCCTGGGGCTGCAGGCGGTCATCTATGAGGACGGCTACACCTACAACGGCGACACGAAGCACAGACTG AACATCTCGCTGAAGCAGCAGCACCACTGGGGCAGGGCCGACCCCAACTTCACCTCCAG CATAAAGAGACCCACAATATCTACCATCACTCTGGACATCGCCAACAAAGAAATTTCATGTGTGGACCTTAAGCCACTG ACAGCGCTCATTTCAGTGGGGTGCGACCTGGAGAAGAAGATCGTCATTCAGAA TGAACTTTCAGCATGTCACCACGGAGTCCTCGACCCTGTGGCCCTTCAGGACAACTATAGCTACATCATTGAGAG GGAAGCCTATGACCCCAACTTCCAGGGGCAGCAGGCCGAGGAAGACCTGGAGGTGTATTACCCCTATGAGAAGCTGGGCTGCCCCCTCCTCGCCTACTATGACACCCCGTGGAAGCCAGTGGTGGAGCT GTGGCGCGAAGGCAAGTTCCAGGAGGTGGTGGAGGCCGAGTATGTCCTGCTGGAGATGAACGGGCTGTTCACCTACACGTACTCCCTGACGGCCGGCACGGCAGGCTGCAGTGCCCAGCCGCAGAACTGGACCACCATCACCGAGATGGCCGGCGACACAGCGTTCTTCTCCTGGGACCGCGAG AATTACATGAGCTGCCACGACCCCGACTACCACGAACCCTTGAGATGGCCTGACGTCCCGTATCAGATCTTGGGAGGCCCAACAGAGAACAAGGTTGTTTTCGACCAAAGAAATGGCATCTACATCTTCTTCATTTCTATCGTGGATCCATCCTACAG CTACTGCCACCTGGAGACCACCTTCAGCGTCTATGTCTACGGGGCCTTCCCGCTGTCCATCTTCCCGCCGATCACCATTGTGCTGCTCACGGTGGCCACCCTGCTGTCCGTGTGGCTGGCTTACATGATCCCCCAGCTGCTGCACATGGAGCAGGGCCTCGAGGTCAGCGGCTTCTGGGCCAGACTGTACCAGAGATGCAGGAGCTCTTGTGCATGTCTCTGGGGCAGGTGCTGA